A section of the Hippea sp. KM1 genome encodes:
- a CDS encoding ATP-binding protein: protein MKKLPIGIQTFSEIIQEGYYYVDKTEFAYKLLTKGKYYFLSRPRRFGKSLFLDTLAEIFLGHKELFKGLYIYDKYDFKPHPVIRISFGSGDYSLDESQTINEIKYILEDNLETLGLECKDLNDFKDCFRQLIKEAYLKHSQRVVILIDEYDKPILDNITNKDMAKRARNILKNFYSVIKDSDRYIRFVFITGVSKFSKLNLFSGLNNLEDITLNEEFAEICGYTHDDLLTVFKDRIEGIDLELVKRWYNGYNYFGKPLYNPFDILLFLSNNGTFRNYWWQTGNPSFLIELLKEDDYYIPELEYSEVTEEILNAFDVDYIDLRALLWQTGYLTFDKRIADNLGGYTYTLRVPNTEVRISLNQLLIDYLTNQRQQKARYRLDMFNYLNRNDINGFVELFKKIFASIPYTNYVNNVISNYEGYYSSVVFVYLMALGYDVIPEDITNRGRIDLAVKTEDKILIVEFKVDAKEQPIKQIKERRYYEKYLNENKEIYLIGMVFDSKERNISQWEVERVDG from the coding sequence ATGAAAAAACTCCCAATAGGCATCCAGACCTTTAGCGAGATCATACAAGAAGGTTATTACTATGTTGACAAAACAGAGTTTGCATACAAGCTCTTGACAAAGGGCAAGTATTACTTCCTCTCCCGCCCCAGACGCTTCGGCAAATCACTCTTCCTTGACACATTGGCAGAGATATTCTTAGGACACAAGGAGCTATTCAAAGGACTATACATCTATGACAAGTATGACTTCAAGCCCCACCCTGTTATAAGGATATCATTTGGCAGCGGGGATTACTCTTTGGATGAGAGCCAGACGATCAATGAGATAAAGTACATATTAGAGGACAACTTGGAGACTCTGGGTTTAGAGTGTAAAGACCTAAATGACTTCAAAGACTGTTTCAGACAACTCATAAAAGAAGCCTATCTTAAACACTCCCAACGAGTCGTCATCCTCATAGACGAATACGACAAACCCATCCTTGACAACATCACAAACAAGGATATGGCAAAAAGGGCAAGAAACATTCTAAAGAACTTCTACTCTGTGATAAAGGACAGCGACAGATATATCAGGTTTGTCTTTATCACTGGAGTAAGCAAGTTCTCAAAGCTCAACCTCTTCAGTGGTTTGAACAACTTAGAGGACATCACCCTCAATGAAGAGTTTGCAGAGATCTGTGGTTATACACATGATGATCTGTTGACCGTCTTCAAAGACAGAATAGAGGGTATAGACTTAGAGTTGGTCAAGAGGTGGTATAATGGCTACAACTACTTTGGCAAACCCCTATACAACCCATTTGACATACTTCTGTTTCTCTCAAACAACGGCACATTCCGCAACTACTGGTGGCAGACAGGAAACCCATCGTTTCTGATAGAATTACTAAAAGAGGATGATTACTATATCCCTGAGCTTGAATACTCAGAGGTTACAGAAGAGATACTGAATGCGTTTGATGTTGACTACATTGACCTAAGGGCACTTCTTTGGCAAACAGGTTATTTGACATTTGACAAAAGGATAGCAGACAACCTTGGGGGATACACCTACACACTCAGGGTACCAAACACAGAGGTGAGAATCTCACTAAACCAGCTCCTCATAGATTATCTAACCAACCAAAGACAACAGAAGGCCAGATACCGCCTTGATATGTTCAACTATTTAAACAGAAACGACATCAACGGTTTTGTTGAACTGTTTAAGAAGATCTTTGCCTCTATTCCATACACAAACTATGTAAACAATGTAATATCAAACTACGAGGGTTATTACAGCAGCGTTGTTTTTGTCTACCTGATGGCTTTGGGCTATGATGTGATACCTGAGGATATAACAAACAGGGGAAGGATTGATTTAGCAGTTAAGACAGAGGATAAGATACTGATTGTTGAGTTCAAGGTTGATGCAAAAGAGCAGCCGATAAAGCAGATAAAAGAGAGAAGATACTACGAGAAATACCTGAATGAGAACAAAGAGATATACCTCATTGGTATGGTGTTTGACTCAAAGGAGAGGAATATTAGCCAGTGGGAAGTTGAGAGGGTGGATGGGTGA
- a CDS encoding GTPase — translation MDAMEKIIEIERLVPIASEDLKKLKHLLENMEKNRKPVVAAIGLYNHGKSSILNALIDDLDNRTFKVADKRETKRIEIKDMDDFVYMDTPGIDAREDDDRRVLDAVMDIDAILFVHNPSTGELASKEVEFLHLIRKSFKDVREFADRTIFVLSRIDELEEGEVERVKNKIKSQIKEYLGADIYIKEVSAKRYFKGVKENKNIFIEKSGIVSLMDAIFTIIRLNADKMMASKKEKVIKTIDSIISNLNRRAKKLYKEVNILTQEKQKFESDIFEELWLINSTIEEYKKAL, via the coding sequence ATGGATGCAATGGAAAAAATCATAGAAATAGAAAGACTTGTCCCAATAGCATCGGAAGACCTAAAAAAACTGAAACATTTGTTGGAGAATATGGAAAAAAACAGAAAGCCTGTAGTTGCCGCTATAGGTTTATATAACCACGGCAAGAGCTCAATATTAAACGCTTTGATTGACGATTTAGATAACAGAACTTTCAAAGTAGCCGACAAAAGAGAAACAAAGAGAATAGAAATAAAAGATATGGATGATTTTGTATACATGGATACACCTGGTATAGATGCAAGGGAAGACGACGACAGAAGGGTTTTAGACGCTGTCATGGATATTGATGCTATACTTTTTGTTCATAACCCTTCAACAGGTGAGCTTGCAAGCAAAGAAGTGGAGTTTTTACATCTGATTAGAAAGAGTTTTAAGGATGTTAGAGAATTTGCAGATAGAACGATTTTTGTGTTGTCTCGTATAGATGAATTGGAAGAGGGTGAGGTTGAAAGGGTAAAAAATAAAATAAAAAGCCAAATAAAGGAATACTTAGGAGCTGATATTTACATAAAAGAGGTGTCGGCCAAAAGGTATTTTAAGGGTGTAAAGGAAAACAAAAATATTTTTATTGAAAAAAGTGGTATAGTTTCCTTGATGGATGCGATTTTTACTATAATTAGATTAAATGCTGACAAAATGATGGCTTCTAAAAAAGAGAAAGTTATAAAAACCATAGATTCTATAATATCTAATTTAAACAGAAGAGCTAAAAAACTGTATAAAGAAGTAAATATTCTAACACAAGAAAAGCAAAAATTTGAGTCAGACATTTTTGAGGAATTGTGGCTAATAAATTCTACAATAGAAGAGTACAAGAAAGCTTTATAA
- a CDS encoding dynamin family protein, translating into MNTEVMEKFYRGIEEISVHSKDSQAFLERINKILEGFSKKVEATDIARSLRKNRDMYELATNVLENIKNGVNAWNAEINKLIKEEKLREELRNEFVVIIYGKVKAGKSTLGNFVAKNPISKKLNKKPFFFVYDKAGNKQSIEELQEIKDDSGFKTDTLECTSEIQGFKLDGLAWIDTPGLASMNKENGELAKQYINAADFIIFPTSSDSPMQRTEMKEIGELIEYNKVFYIVITKSDTFEEDEKDGEIVKIIVNKSPSTRKAQEEDVRKRLKEEINDVKDEILKNIISISVLTAKKGLEENNEELFEGSNIKEFYHLMNEKLVKKAEFVKKSSREERIGGFIENTVLENISNLKKQLTFLDEKKAEIRKKLERLKSDSVNDVYQIVNFVVAKKRGEIESTNIKLKVKEIVKEVNDEIKGFTIDNLKSVFDEFDQALLNFSINLDPEKYKIKEKHEKIEISREKVYKDVGGVIGGAIGGVIGGAIEGAIVGSEAGPIGTIIGGVVGLIMGMQAGKAVSTTKVETIKIGDTKEETLAKLREDLIKTKTEEVQGAYDYILESFLYEIDKATLKIHELIENFENEMNRLLQEIRG; encoded by the coding sequence ATGAACACTGAGGTAATGGAGAAATTTTATAGGGGAATAGAGGAAATAAGTGTTCATTCAAAGGATTCCCAGGCATTTCTTGAGAGGATAAATAAGATACTGGAAGGTTTCTCCAAAAAAGTGGAAGCAACTGATATAGCGCGCAGTTTAAGAAAAAATAGGGACATGTACGAACTGGCAACCAATGTTTTAGAGAATATAAAAAACGGTGTAAATGCTTGGAATGCAGAAATAAACAAATTAATCAAAGAGGAAAAGCTCAGGGAGGAGCTTAGAAATGAATTTGTTGTTATAATCTATGGTAAAGTGAAAGCAGGGAAAAGCACGCTTGGCAATTTTGTAGCCAAAAACCCAATCAGCAAAAAACTTAATAAAAAGCCGTTCTTTTTTGTTTACGACAAAGCGGGTAATAAACAAAGTATAGAAGAGCTACAGGAAATAAAGGATGACTCAGGATTTAAGACGGACACTTTGGAATGTACTTCGGAAATACAGGGTTTTAAGCTTGATGGGTTAGCTTGGATTGATACGCCTGGTTTAGCGTCTATGAATAAGGAAAACGGCGAACTGGCCAAACAGTATATAAACGCAGCCGATTTTATAATCTTTCCTACTTCTTCTGATTCGCCTATGCAAAGAACAGAAATGAAAGAAATAGGCGAGCTAATAGAGTACAACAAGGTCTTCTATATTGTGATTACAAAATCAGACACATTTGAAGAAGACGAAAAGGATGGTGAAATTGTTAAGATAATCGTCAACAAAAGTCCAAGCACACGCAAGGCCCAAGAAGAAGATGTAAGAAAAAGGCTTAAGGAAGAGATAAATGATGTAAAGGATGAGATATTGAAAAATATAATATCTATCTCTGTTTTAACTGCAAAGAAAGGGCTTGAAGAAAACAACGAAGAGTTGTTCGAGGGGAGCAATATAAAAGAATTCTATCATCTTATGAATGAAAAACTGGTTAAAAAGGCCGAATTTGTTAAAAAAAGCTCAAGAGAAGAAAGAATAGGAGGATTTATAGAAAATACCGTACTTGAAAACATAAGCAATCTAAAAAAACAGCTCACTTTTCTCGATGAGAAAAAGGCGGAAATAAGAAAAAAACTTGAGAGACTAAAGAGCGATTCGGTAAACGATGTTTATCAAATTGTAAACTTTGTTGTAGCTAAAAAGAGAGGAGAAATAGAATCTACGAATATCAAGTTAAAGGTAAAAGAGATAGTTAAAGAGGTTAACGATGAAATTAAAGGTTTTACGATAGATAATTTAAAAAGTGTTTTTGATGAGTTCGATCAAGCATTGCTCAATTTTAGTATCAATCTCGATCCAGAAAAATACAAGATAAAAGAAAAGCATGAGAAGATAGAGATTTCAAGAGAAAAAGTATACAAGGATGTAGGTGGAGTTATTGGTGGAGCTATTGGTGGAGTTATTGGTGGAGCCATAGAAGGAGCTATTGTGGGATCAGAAGCAGGGCCAATAGGCACAATAATTGGTGGCGTAGTAGGTTTAATCATGGGAATGCAAGCTGGTAAAGCTGTTTCCACAACAAAGGTAGAAACAATAAAAATCGGTGATACAAAAGAAGAAACGCTGGCAAAACTAAGAGAGGATCTTATCAAAACCAAAACTGAAGAGGTTCAAGGTGCTTATGACTATATTTTGGAGAGCTTTTTGTACGAAATTGATAAAGCGACACTCAAAATACATGAGTTGATAGAGAATTTTGAAAATGAAATGAATAGGTTATTGCAAGAAATAAGGGGGTGA
- a CDS encoding GTPase: protein MENGLINKNYYLEKIESIKKCLPGDSDVLELEKKVREKLEEFRPYLMVYGIYNSGKSTLINALFGRDVAEVDDVPKTDKVQKYEINGVIIYDTPGIDAPIEHERVTEEHLKKCEVVLFVMSSDASFEERKVYEKIIEILKMNKKVIIVLNNKSGVDNKEGQRMLNRIEGNLIKVMNETGFKSDNIESYFVNLKSALKAKKENKELLLEKSGIRTLEQAIVKAAMQSKENILTTVENLISNFISDKIESLSNQIEDAVLKEKERVPLSIRKGKERVKYEAFALIEKKIIDMREKIRSLLLENTDSYTLENYIRKEILEIQNEISNKLQQSSEFILGEVNLTIKKLEELENQLGGEDSGIGEYIESGLKVLKNKEVTQKGLYSLLLKLREFKVPGIKGRWKRTLTKWAGKWAQRLVVIFSIVEIGISIKKQMDMEKELRENMIRANSLAREITNEIENNLKSFIEEAINESYGPIEEQLETEILSLKSEKNEVTSRIDCLKSVGL from the coding sequence ATGGAAAATGGCTTGATAAACAAAAACTACTATCTTGAAAAAATCGAAAGTATAAAAAAATGTTTGCCAGGAGATTCTGATGTTCTCGAATTAGAAAAAAAGGTTAGAGAGAAACTTGAGGAATTCAGACCTTATTTAATGGTCTACGGCATATATAATTCTGGAAAAAGCACATTAATAAACGCCCTTTTTGGAAGAGATGTGGCCGAGGTAGATGATGTGCCAAAAACTGATAAGGTGCAGAAATATGAAATTAACGGTGTTATCATTTATGATACGCCAGGAATCGATGCACCTATAGAACATGAGAGGGTAACAGAAGAACATCTAAAAAAATGCGAAGTAGTGCTTTTTGTGATGAGCAGTGATGCCTCTTTTGAAGAGAGAAAAGTTTATGAGAAAATAATAGAAATTTTAAAGATGAATAAGAAGGTCATAATTGTTCTAAACAACAAAAGTGGTGTTGATAACAAAGAAGGACAAAGAATGCTTAATAGAATCGAGGGAAACTTAATTAAAGTAATGAACGAAACGGGTTTTAAGTCTGATAATATAGAAAGTTATTTTGTTAACCTAAAAAGCGCTTTAAAAGCAAAAAAAGAGAACAAGGAATTATTATTAGAGAAAAGCGGGATAAGGACCCTTGAACAAGCCATAGTAAAGGCAGCTATGCAATCTAAAGAAAATATATTGACGACCGTAGAAAACCTCATTTCTAATTTTATTAGTGATAAGATAGAATCTCTAAGCAATCAAATAGAAGATGCAGTATTAAAAGAAAAAGAAAGGGTGCCATTAAGCATAAGAAAAGGAAAGGAAAGGGTGAAATACGAGGCTTTTGCTTTAATTGAGAAGAAAATCATAGATATGAGGGAAAAGATTAGAAGCTTGTTGTTAGAAAATACGGATTCTTACACTTTAGAAAACTACATTAGAAAAGAAATATTGGAAATACAGAATGAAATTTCCAATAAATTACAACAATCATCCGAATTTATTCTGGGCGAGGTAAATCTAACCATTAAAAAATTAGAGGAATTAGAAAACCAATTAGGTGGAGAAGACTCTGGAATAGGAGAGTACATTGAGAGTGGCTTGAAAGTGCTAAAAAACAAAGAAGTAACCCAAAAAGGCCTATATTCTCTTCTTTTAAAACTAAGAGAATTTAAAGTACCTGGAATTAAAGGAAGGTGGAAAAGAACGCTTACTAAATGGGCAGGAAAATGGGCCCAGCGCTTGGTAGTAATTTTTTCTATTGTGGAAATTGGTATTTCAATCAAAAAGCAAATGGACATGGAGAAAGAATTAAGAGAAAATATGATTAGAGCTAATAGTTTAGCAAGAGAGATAACCAATGAGATTGAAAATAATTTGAAGTCGTTTATTGAGGAAGCTATAAATGAATCTTACGGACCTATAGAAGAGCAGCTCGAGACTGAAATTTTATCACTAAAAAGTGAAAAGAACGAAGTAACAAGTAGAATAGATTGTCTTAAAAGTGTAGGGTTATAA
- the cas2 gene encoding CRISPR-associated endonuclease Cas2 has protein sequence MFFLIAYDIDDDKRRKKVASILEGYGIRVNFSVFEVELNKTQLKELVRELKSVSKRRDNIRFYHICKSCVEKSFLLHSNGGVFCGFDGFV, from the coding sequence ATGTTTTTTCTTATTGCTTACGATATAGACGATGACAAAAGAAGAAAAAAGGTCGCTTCAATACTTGAAGGCTATGGTATCAGGGTAAACTTCTCTGTTTTTGAGGTTGAGCTTAACAAGACGCAACTAAAAGAGCTTGTGAGGGAGCTAAAAAGCGTTAGCAAAAGAAGAGATAATATTAGGTTTTACCACATCTGCAAAAGCTGTGTTGAAAAATCATTTTTACTTCATTCTAATGGCGGTGTTTTCTGTGGTTTTGATGGTTTTGTATAA
- the cas1 gene encoding CRISPR-associated endonuclease Cas1 encodes MIFTRENLKRVSLKREIHLPEKEIENLFRALQNSTYIPEPPQKIELKKHDKIRPITIASKKDKIVQALLHEYLTELFDSSFSDKSYAYRPNKGPLKAVNRTFDYIKRGEKYVLKTDIKDFFETIDHSLLICMLKEKIKDDSLIDLIMMYIKIGTVKNLEYEDHNLGVHQGNIISPILSNIYLDRMDKFLERHGFNFVRFADDFVVFAKTHDRIELIHRNLKRFLKVYKLGLNEEKTYITTTDSGFAFLGAYFTNRFRTIDKERVKRIQQKLQDYSRLPFDEYVEKMNTYFTALKNYYLRISPDNKFIKSAVIESLTNAMIISKTKGFVASKSKLREKSKNILFLNMFTNKQGVINLCLKKAHNKLITVDQKIKKKKVETQKRLLASSVIHVNRFGVMLGVSRNKLVLKKNRRVVKSFPIKKVERIIFEGRGFLLSSDVIYRCAKEKIFLDFIDKKHFPYASISYYKASTHQNIHKQAIILGTPKQLEIAKSFVLGKLKNQKNYLKYLNKYHDILDIEINGLSQSIKKAEKARDINSLMGIEGGGSNLYWKAISKVIKRDFSRITKDAKDEINSALNYGYAILYGKIRQALIYAGLSLHISYLHTLDSTKPTLVFDLIEEFRTYIVDRTIFSMINKNEKIEVDLEGKLTLESKKNISKNIYERLASYTIYRKEQRKLENVIFMQALRLKDAILKDKKYRPFIGRY; translated from the coding sequence ATGATATTTACCAGGGAGAATTTAAAAAGAGTTTCTTTAAAAAGAGAAATACATTTACCAGAAAAGGAAATAGAGAACCTATTTAGAGCTCTCCAAAATTCTACTTATATACCAGAACCCCCTCAAAAAATAGAGTTAAAAAAACACGATAAGATAAGACCCATAACAATAGCCTCAAAAAAGGATAAAATCGTACAGGCATTGCTTCACGAATATCTAACAGAACTGTTTGATTCTTCATTTTCAGATAAATCCTATGCTTACAGGCCAAACAAAGGACCACTAAAGGCGGTTAATAGAACCTTTGACTACATAAAAAGGGGCGAAAAATATGTGCTTAAAACAGATATAAAAGATTTCTTTGAGACAATTGACCACTCCCTTTTGATTTGCATGCTTAAAGAGAAAATAAAAGATGATAGTCTGATAGATTTGATTATGATGTATATAAAAATTGGAACTGTTAAGAATTTGGAATATGAGGATCATAATCTTGGTGTTCATCAGGGCAATATAATATCTCCCATACTTTCAAATATATATCTTGATAGGATGGACAAGTTTTTAGAGAGACACGGATTTAATTTTGTTAGATTTGCCGATGATTTTGTTGTTTTTGCAAAGACGCACGATAGAATTGAACTCATCCACAGAAACCTAAAGAGATTTCTAAAGGTTTATAAACTGGGTCTGAATGAGGAAAAGACATATATAACCACAACCGACTCCGGCTTTGCTTTTTTAGGAGCCTATTTTACAAACAGATTCAGGACAATTGATAAAGAAAGAGTAAAAAGAATCCAACAGAAACTTCAAGACTACTCCCGTTTACCGTTTGATGAGTATGTAGAGAAGATGAACACATACTTTACAGCTTTAAAAAATTATTACCTAAGAATCTCACCAGATAACAAATTCATTAAATCTGCCGTTATTGAGTCTCTTACAAACGCTATGATTATTTCAAAAACGAAAGGGTTTGTAGCATCAAAGAGCAAACTCAGAGAGAAATCTAAAAATATTCTATTTTTGAACATGTTTACAAATAAACAAGGCGTAATAAATCTATGTTTGAAAAAAGCCCACAATAAACTCATAACGGTAGATCAGAAGATAAAAAAGAAGAAGGTTGAAACCCAGAAAAGGCTCCTTGCCTCATCCGTAATCCATGTCAATAGATTTGGCGTTATGCTGGGTGTTAGTAGGAATAAGCTTGTTTTGAAGAAAAACAGGAGAGTGGTAAAATCCTTTCCTATTAAAAAGGTCGAAAGGATAATTTTTGAAGGAAGGGGTTTTCTTTTAAGTAGCGATGTCATTTATCGATGTGCAAAAGAGAAGATTTTTTTGGATTTTATTGATAAAAAGCACTTTCCTTATGCAAGTATTAGCTACTACAAGGCTTCAACGCATCAAAATATACACAAGCAAGCAATTATTTTAGGAACACCGAAGCAACTTGAGATTGCAAAATCCTTTGTTTTAGGAAAACTCAAAAATCAGAAAAACTATTTGAAGTACCTAAACAAATACCACGATATATTGGACATAGAAATAAATGGGCTCAGCCAATCTATAAAAAAGGCTGAAAAAGCAAGAGATATAAACTCTTTAATGGGTATAGAAGGCGGCGGCTCAAATCTTTATTGGAAGGCCATCTCAAAAGTCATAAAAAGGGATTTCTCAAGGATAACAAAGGATGCGAAGGATGAAATTAACTCAGCCTTAAATTACGGCTATGCCATACTATACGGCAAAATAAGGCAGGCTTTAATCTATGCTGGCCTTTCTCTTCATATTTCATACCTACATACTCTTGATTCTACCAAACCAACGCTGGTATTCGATTTGATTGAGGAATTTAGAACTTACATAGTTGATAGAACCATTTTTTCCATGATTAATAAAAACGAAAAAATAGAGGTTGATTTGGAGGGTAAGCTTACACTGGAGTCAAAAAAGAACATCTCAAAAAACATTTACGAACGCCTTGCAAGTTATACTATCTACAGAAAGGAGCAAAGAAAGTTGGAAAATGTCATATTTATGCAGGCTTTAAGGCTCAAGGATGCTATTTTAAAAGATAAAAAATACAGGCCCTTTATTGGAAGGTATTGA
- a CDS encoding Card1-like endonuclease domain-containing protein — protein sequence MILVSVIGDYFSSVAPIFYQLKDEIKTHIIISDKSERSKKKAHKFKKGVDGFCDKYNLDIRNTLYTIDEHSFSSIDKAIRFIFDLADKDIFINTTDGLSFINTYMSLKTLPLGAKIVSYDIFDNVYSIVDMGGIKKEKITDSVPIKDHFLLKGIEVLESKSEVIPNRHPEKIKLLFTKLFRDYIDFKRAYVLSANKFDFLFNNEKFKDVKRILKEIGLLDKFNKVENFNQVILGDPLEYYVYILAKELGFDDVRVGLRIENEGVENEFDVLLMKDNHLHVIECKNRRPTSWRNQYGVNLESLLFKYATLKSIIDDEGRGAVVITGRLSDIRYETIKRGSIHNITFMSTNRYLKDNMKRFFLEGVNDIYQGEFKKSFFKKRNTFTRKGNREPI from the coding sequence TTGATACTGGTTAGCGTAATCGGCGATTATTTTTCATCTGTTGCGCCTATTTTTTATCAGCTCAAAGATGAAATAAAGACGCATATTATCATCTCAGACAAATCCGAAAGATCGAAAAAGAAAGCCCATAAATTCAAAAAGGGTGTTGATGGTTTCTGTGATAAATATAACCTCGATATAAGAAACACGCTTTATACTATCGATGAACACTCTTTTTCATCTATCGACAAGGCTATAAGGTTTATTTTTGATTTGGCAGATAAAGATATCTTTATTAACACAACCGATGGGCTGTCTTTTATTAACACCTATATGTCACTAAAAACCCTGCCGCTTGGCGCAAAAATTGTCTCATACGATATATTTGATAATGTTTACTCAATCGTTGATATGGGTGGCATAAAGAAGGAAAAAATAACAGATTCAGTTCCAATAAAGGACCATTTTTTGCTCAAAGGCATTGAGGTTTTAGAGTCAAAAAGCGAAGTTATACCCAATAGGCATCCAGAAAAAATAAAATTGCTATTTACAAAACTGTTTAGAGATTACATCGACTTTAAAAGGGCCTATGTTTTGTCTGCAAACAAGTTTGATTTTTTGTTTAATAATGAAAAATTTAAGGATGTAAAAAGAATTCTTAAAGAGATTGGCCTGTTGGATAAATTTAATAAAGTTGAAAATTTTAACCAAGTTATATTGGGCGATCCGCTGGAATATTATGTTTATATCTTAGCAAAGGAGCTTGGCTTTGACGATGTTAGGGTGGGTTTAAGAATAGAAAACGAGGGTGTTGAAAATGAGTTTGATGTTTTACTAATGAAGGATAATCATTTGCATGTTATAGAGTGCAAGAATAGAAGACCGACAAGTTGGCGTAACCAATATGGCGTGAATTTAGAAAGCCTGCTTTTTAAGTATGCGACGCTTAAATCTATTATAGACGATGAGGGTAGGGGGGCCGTCGTTATAACAGGTAGATTAAGCGATATAAGATACGAAACCATAAAAAGGGGCTCGATTCACAACATAACCTTTATGAGCACCAATAGGTATTTAAAGGACAACATGAAGAGATTTTTCCTTGAGGGTGTGAATGATATTTACCAGGGAGAATTTAAAAAGAGTTTCTTTAAAAAGAGAAATACATTTACCAGAAAAGGAAATAGAGAACCTATTTAG
- the cmr6 gene encoding type III-B CRISPR module RAMP protein Cmr6 gives MNKGKNENVIVKGNLGWLFYKRLYVKSNKGGNKIKVDSGVLDGLKSRVDYEDDLLKEIRLISTHGFRLKVAYPGLLVGVGYFHGLPDDNSDIKMGFYFDYTTGLPTIPSSSIKGVLRSFFEDTDKAIKKEKEEFIRDILRKRDLNIDQLKDEIFEGIRHKNGSKENIPLYERDKFLDACIVTKNAPILAEDYLAPHEPFKEPIPIKMIKVRPGVEFEFNFILRDGIISADEKEYLFFRLLLEGGIGAKTASGYGHFEMVELDEAKRKRDGELKAKRAEAEKEQEERRLKSLSKEERLFEEYRRKNELTELVNKMKNNEIDPNEYDFKKLAAFIKNEFDKTPKQKKKKMGKKARERMEYIQSLLN, from the coding sequence ATGAACAAAGGCAAAAATGAGAATGTAATTGTTAAGGGCAATTTAGGGTGGCTGTTCTATAAGAGGTTGTATGTTAAATCAAATAAAGGTGGAAATAAGATTAAGGTTGATAGCGGGGTTCTTGATGGTCTTAAGTCAAGGGTTGATTATGAGGATGACCTATTAAAGGAAATCAGATTAATATCCACACACGGCTTTAGACTCAAAGTAGCATATCCGGGTCTCCTTGTAGGTGTAGGTTATTTTCACGGTCTTCCTGATGACAACTCGGATATAAAGATGGGTTTCTACTTTGATTACACAACGGGTTTGCCAACTATACCATCAAGCAGCATAAAGGGGGTTTTAAGGAGTTTCTTTGAGGATACCGACAAAGCCATCAAGAAGGAAAAAGAAGAATTTATAAGGGATATTCTAAGAAAGAGAGACCTAAACATAGACCAACTCAAGGATGAAATATTTGAAGGAATAAGACATAAAAACGGTTCCAAAGAAAACATACCCCTGTATGAAAGGGACAAGTTTCTCGATGCTTGCATTGTAACAAAAAACGCCCCTATTTTGGCTGAAGACTATCTTGCACCACATGAACCGTTTAAGGAGCCAATACCTATAAAAATGATTAAAGTCAGGCCTGGAGTTGAGTTTGAATTTAACTTTATACTCCGCGACGGGATTATATCCGCAGATGAGAAGGAATACTTGTTCTTTAGGTTGTTGTTGGAAGGTGGAATAGGAGCAAAAACGGCATCGGGATATGGTCATTTCGAGATGGTTGAGTTGGACGAAGCCAAGAGAAAGAGAGATGGGGAATTAAAGGCAAAAAGAGCAGAAGCCGAAAAAGAGCAAGAGGAGAGAAGATTAAAGTCTCTGTCAAAAGAAGAAAGGCTGTTTGAAGAGTATAGAAGAAAAAATGAATTGACAGAGTTGGTCAACAAGATGAAAAACAATGAGATTGACCCAAATGAATATGACTTTAAAAAGCTTGCAGCCTTTATAAAAAACGAGTTTGATAAAACCCCCAAGCAGAAAAAGAAGAAAATGGGCAAGAAGGCAAGGGAAAGGATGGAGTATATTCAAAGTTTACTAAACTAA
- a CDS encoding type III-B CRISPR module-associated protein Cmr5, whose amino-acid sequence MNKVEKYIPKALEAVKEKIASKDGKVAKEYNGYISSFGASIRQAGILPTVLFFENRNAGSQEDRSKVLRAIEYILDIGEGQIKDVALKKKKDIEAAAVALKLALRTFKLEGQEKNEQRQK is encoded by the coding sequence ATGAACAAGGTGGAGAAATATATACCGAAAGCTTTAGAGGCAGTAAAAGAGAAAATAGCATCTAAAGATGGAAAGGTAGCAAAGGAATACAACGGATATATATCATCATTTGGTGCTTCAATAAGACAGGCAGGCATCTTGCCAACAGTGCTGTTTTTTGAAAACAGAAATGCGGGTTCTCAAGAGGATAGAAGCAAGGTTTTAAGGGCAATCGAATACATATTAGACATAGGTGAGGGTCAAATTAAGGATGTGGCACTAAAGAAAAAAAAGGACATCGAGGCGGCCGCTGTCGCACTTAAGCTTGCACTCAGAACATTTAAACTTGAGGGGCAGGAGAAAAATGAACAAAGGCAAAAATGA